In the Sus scrofa isolate TJ Tabasco breed Duroc chromosome 6, Sscrofa11.1, whole genome shotgun sequence genome, one interval contains:
- the LOC102167697 gene encoding zinc finger protein 684 isoform X3: MMLYARAAEMINIKGSMTLQDVAVDFTPEEWQLLDCDQRTLYWDVMLENFRNLISVGCPVPKTKVIFRMEQGHDPWMVEGENPRWRCPEKLLFLSES; this comes from the exons ATG ATGCTGTATGCAAGAGCTGCAGAAATGATCAACATCAAG GGATCAATGACACTCCAGGATGTGGCTGTGGACTTCACCCCAGAGGAATGGCAGCTACTCGACTGTGATCAGAGAACCTTGTATTGGGATGTGATGTTGGAGAACTTTAGAAACCTCATCTCGGTGG GGTGTCCAGTCCCCAAAACAAAAGTGATCTTCAGGATGGAGCAAGGACACGACCCGTGGATGGTGGAGGGAGAGAACCCACGTTGGCGCTGTCCAG aaAAACTCCTTTTCCTGAGCGAAAGTTGA
- the LOC102167697 gene encoding zinc finger protein 684 isoform X1, whose amino-acid sequence MMLYARAAEMINIKGSMTLQDVAVDFTPEEWQLLDCDQRTLYWDVMLENFRNLISVGCPVPKTKVIFRMEQGHDPWMVEGENPRWRCPEADYPLVDESDKHQESKDNFLNSVLFTFNKILTVERPHSYKMSTSLNPTRKKSYRCTSYGKSLQPTLDLLSYNRCYTGENTYECNECGKAFKKKFHFIRHEKNHTRKKPFECSDCGKAYSRKAHLATHQKIHNGERPFVCNDCGKAFMHKAQLVVHQRLHTGEKPYECGQCGKSFTWNSSFTQHVKSHTLENSFECKECGKTFRYSSSLYKHSRFHTGEKPYRCIVCGKAFGNTSVLVTHQRIHTGEKPYGCIECGKAFIKKSHLLRHQITHTGEKPYECSKCGKAFSQKSNLIVHQKIHM is encoded by the exons ATG ATGCTGTATGCAAGAGCTGCAGAAATGATCAACATCAAG GGATCAATGACACTCCAGGATGTGGCTGTGGACTTCACCCCAGAGGAATGGCAGCTACTCGACTGTGATCAGAGAACCTTGTATTGGGATGTGATGTTGGAGAACTTTAGAAACCTCATCTCGGTGG GGTGTCCAGTCCCCAAAACAAAAGTGATCTTCAGGATGGAGCAAGGACACGACCCGTGGATGGTGGAGGGAGAGAACCCACGTTGGCGCTGTCCAG AAGCTGACTACCCTCTTGTTGATGAATCAGACAAGCACCAGGAAagtaaagacaattttttaaattcagttttgttCACATTTAATAAAATTCTGACTGTGGAGAGACCTCATAGTTATAAGATGAGCACAAGTCTTAAtcctacaagaaaaaaatcatatagatGTACATCATATGGGAAGAGTTTGCAACCTACTTTAGACTTACTTAGTTATAATAGATGTTATACTGGAGAAAACACTTATGAAtgcaatgaatgtgggaaagccttcaaaAAGAAGTTTCATTTTATTAGGCATGAAAAAAACCATACAAGAAAAAAACCCTTTGAATGCAGTGACTGTGGGAAAGCCTATAGCAGGAAGGCACACCTTGCAACTCATCAGAAAATTCATAACGGAGAGAGACCCTTTGTGTGCAATGATTGTGGGAAAGCATTTATGCATAAAGCACAACTTGTGGTCCACCAGAGACtccacactggagagaagccttaTGAATGCGGTCAATGCGGGAAATCATTCACTTGGAACTCCTCCTTTACTCAGCATGTGAAGTCGCATACACTTGAGAACTCAtttgaatgtaaggaatgtgggaaaaccTTCAGGTATAGTTCGTCCCTTTATAAACATTCTAGATttcatacaggagagaaaccctaccGATGTATCGTCTGCGGCAAAGCCTTTGGCAACACTTCTGTGCTTGTTACGCATCAAAGAATccatacaggagagaaaccttatGGATGTATTGAATGTGGTAAAGCCTTCATCAAGAAGTCTCATCTCCTTAGACATCAGATAACTCATACAGGAgaaaaaccctatgaatgtagCAAATGTGGGAAAGCATTTTCCCAGAAATCAAATCTTATTGTACACCAGAAGATTCATATGTAA
- the LOC102167697 gene encoding zinc finger protein 684 isoform X2, whose product MEQGHDPWMVEGENPRWRCPEADYPLVDESDKHQESKDNFLNSVLFTFNKILTVERPHSYKMSTSLNPTRKKSYRCTSYGKSLQPTLDLLSYNRCYTGENTYECNECGKAFKKKFHFIRHEKNHTRKKPFECSDCGKAYSRKAHLATHQKIHNGERPFVCNDCGKAFMHKAQLVVHQRLHTGEKPYECGQCGKSFTWNSSFTQHVKSHTLENSFECKECGKTFRYSSSLYKHSRFHTGEKPYRCIVCGKAFGNTSVLVTHQRIHTGEKPYGCIECGKAFIKKSHLLRHQITHTGEKPYECSKCGKAFSQKSNLIVHQKIHM is encoded by the exons ATGGAGCAAGGACACGACCCGTGGATGGTGGAGGGAGAGAACCCACGTTGGCGCTGTCCAG AAGCTGACTACCCTCTTGTTGATGAATCAGACAAGCACCAGGAAagtaaagacaattttttaaattcagttttgttCACATTTAATAAAATTCTGACTGTGGAGAGACCTCATAGTTATAAGATGAGCACAAGTCTTAAtcctacaagaaaaaaatcatatagatGTACATCATATGGGAAGAGTTTGCAACCTACTTTAGACTTACTTAGTTATAATAGATGTTATACTGGAGAAAACACTTATGAAtgcaatgaatgtgggaaagccttcaaaAAGAAGTTTCATTTTATTAGGCATGAAAAAAACCATACAAGAAAAAAACCCTTTGAATGCAGTGACTGTGGGAAAGCCTATAGCAGGAAGGCACACCTTGCAACTCATCAGAAAATTCATAACGGAGAGAGACCCTTTGTGTGCAATGATTGTGGGAAAGCATTTATGCATAAAGCACAACTTGTGGTCCACCAGAGACtccacactggagagaagccttaTGAATGCGGTCAATGCGGGAAATCATTCACTTGGAACTCCTCCTTTACTCAGCATGTGAAGTCGCATACACTTGAGAACTCAtttgaatgtaaggaatgtgggaaaaccTTCAGGTATAGTTCGTCCCTTTATAAACATTCTAGATttcatacaggagagaaaccctaccGATGTATCGTCTGCGGCAAAGCCTTTGGCAACACTTCTGTGCTTGTTACGCATCAAAGAATccatacaggagagaaaccttatGGATGTATTGAATGTGGTAAAGCCTTCATCAAGAAGTCTCATCTCCTTAGACATCAGATAACTCATACAGGAgaaaaaccctatgaatgtagCAAATGTGGGAAAGCATTTTCCCAGAAATCAAATCTTATTGTACACCAGAAGATTCATATGTAA